The window aaattttatcaattatttattctaaataaatacactaagCACTACGTAACACTTTACCAACACTAAATGCGAGCACTTAACATAAATTTCTTGACGTCtttttacacataataaaaaaaaatactatatttttcacGCGGCCATAGCTTTTTCTAAATCAGCCTTATGTTCATATAACCTGGTCCATCGCTCGCTCACCTTCCAGAACCACTGCGCCAACTCGTAATCTTGCGCCTTCTCGGAAAATTCCGCTGGTTTCATATCACTGcaatggaaataataatataaaattcataacttgacatttttttaagataagattacgcaattttttatagtatttattggttttaaccaaaaaaaaaaactgcctCTAAATTGGCTGAACTTGACCAAATTCAAATGGGACTACATGATAAGTTGTTTTTGATTGTAATAGAATCACCAATATCGTTCaaccagtaaaaagttataaaacccaaaaaaaattaGTCACTAACttctaataaaaagttattatgtattaatatctTACAAGGCCACTAGATGGAATTATTCTCCAAGAATTCAttttgggccagctcgcaccggggaagtaccacaccacTGTGTTTCCTTCGTGATCCTTTACCCTTGCCAGTAATTCCTTCTTTCGAGTCGTGAATCCTTTTCTCATCCCGTACTAATGAGTACGTCccgtatttttaatgaaaagcaggcagcgcattcgcagactACCTCTGCATTGCGTAATTTGTACTTCGACTAGCATATTGAACTAGCGAACTTGACTCACACAAAATAGTCCCCCTTGCACTTCTGCAGCGCCGGTTCCAGTGCAGCGTGGAGTATGGTCTGCGCAGCGACCCTGGGCTTCTTCATGACCGGCCAGAACAGCGGGTACACCACGAAGCGGGTCATGCTCTTGCGCATGGGCAGGTGCCGGGACAGCTCCGTGTCGGAGAACCCTGGGTCTACCGCTATTACGGCTATGTCGGTTTCTGTTGgtatcgccaggattaaagcGTTTTCAGACTAGTTCTTGTATGGAATTAATTAGAATTGTGATTGGAAGGTTGTATGGagaactgtttttttattttattttggggtattttttgtttttatgtttcagaaataaatgattgttttagaagtaaatattgatttattttactgttaaCGTGGTAACAAGATATGGTGAATTACCAATGTGAATTgactataataaaaaggtcagttatttaaaagagagttatattttttttcataattcttttttttttaaagctagTACCTCAAGTAATAGTGGTCAAGGTAACAGAAAAGCTATGTTCATTTCATAAAGATTAAACCCCTAAAATTCTGAAAAATTCTATTAGCATCAATTCAGAATactttattacaaaatcaaaAGTCACCAACCCAAAAGCCTCCTCCCCAGCTCCCTGGCAAAGAGTGCGTTCGCCAGCTTGCTCTGGTTGTAGGCGGCTGCAGCATCATACTTCTTGGAGAAGTTCAGGTCTTGCTTGTTGATGTCGCCGCGAGTGTGCGCCACGCAAGTCACCACTATCACCCGGCTGGGGACTGATGCCTGGATGaggaattatatattaagctatctgttcgccccggctacGCCCGTTGTACAATAATAGCCACTAGGGGATCACGTTCAGATAATGGTGAAGAACTTTATAAATCGGTTCAATATTTCCTGAGgttagcgcattcaaacaaacactttaatattatattattagtacagattataaaagtaGCATAGGTTAAATGAGTTTGGTTtcgaaactaaaaaaaa is drawn from Zerene cesonia ecotype Mississippi chromosome 8, Zerene_cesonia_1.1, whole genome shotgun sequence and contains these coding sequences:
- the LOC119828484 gene encoding retinol dehydrogenase 13-like; translation: MWTPNLPVTIITGVAAGAGFISLFKDFYGGKPYIKEASAEGKTIIVTGATSGIGKETTWELAKRGAKVFMACRDMAKCEEVRRSIVLETGNKYVYCRPCDLADNASIRKFVETFKSEEPRVDVLVNNAAVMEPPQGVTRDGYETQLGVNHMGHFLLTQLLMDTLKASVPSRVIVVTCVAHTRGDINKQDLNFSKKYDAAAAYNQSKLANALFARELGRRLLETDIAVIAVDPGFSDTELSRHLPMRKSMTRFVVYPLFWPVMKKPRVAAQTILHAALEPALQKCKGDYFVDMKPAEFSEKAQDYELAQWFWKVSERWTRLYEHKADLEKAMAA